The Haloplanus sp. GDY1 genomic sequence CGCCGGACGCTCTCGACGCTCCGCTCGGCGTTCGTCGCCGACGACGGCACCGTCCGCCACCGGGCCGACGACGGGGCGCCGACGCTCGTCCTCGCGGATCAGGCGTGGACCGTCGCCGCCGGCGTGCGCGCGACGCAGGTGCTCGGCGACGAGGACGCCCTCGCGCTCGCCCGCCGGGTCGCCGACCGGACGGTCGAGGGGCTGTTCGACGACGGGTCGTTCCGTGACGGGCCGGCCGAGGGGCCGGGACTGCTCGACCGGCCGTTCCGCCCGCTCGACGGCAACGTCGAGATGGCCGACGCGTTGCTGGACCTGGCTGCCCTGACGGGCGAGGACCGATACCGCGAGGTGGCCCGCGACGCCGTCGCCGCCTTCGCGGGCGCGTGGGACCGACTGGGCGTGCAGGTGGCCGGTTACGGCGCCGTCGCCGCGCGACTCCTGGGCGACCCGCTGGTGATCGAGGTGGGGACCGACCCCGGCAGCGACCTCCACCGGGCCGCCCTGCGGGTCGCCGACCACGAGAAGGTCGTCCACCCGGGGGCCGCCGATCCGGCCCCGGGGTCGGCGCGCGTGACCGTCGGCGACCGCTCCCGGACGGTCGAGACGCCGGCCGCCCTCGCGGAGGCCGTTGCTGCCGTCGCCGGCGAGTAAACCACCGGTCAGGTTTAGTTCGTCGGTGCCCACGTCGGTGTATGGCGAGCCTTCGAGATCTCGGCCTCTCAGAGTACGAGTCGCGAACCTATCGCGAGTTGCTCGATCACGGCCCCACAACGGCGAAGGAGTTGTCGGCCGTCAGCGACGTGCCGATGGGGCGCATCTACGACGTGCTGAACGATCTGGAGGGGGCGGGTCTGGTCCGGAGTCAGGCGGCCAGTCGACCGAAGAAGTACGTCGCCGTCGAACCCGAGGCCGCCCTGGATCGCCTGGTCGACGCCCGAAAGCGGGAACTCGACCAGCAGGCCGAGCGCTACGAGGCGGTCGCCGAGGACCTGGTTGACGACCTGGACGCCGCCGACTCGGTCCAAGGGCAGTTCTGGACCGCGTCGGTCGGTCCCGAGGAGACCACCGAACTGTTCCTCGAACGGCTCTCGGCGGCCGACGAGCGCATCCACTACGTCGCCGGACTCCCCTCCCCACAGATCGACCTCGGCGAGGTCGGCCAGCGAGTGCTCGAGGCGTTCGAGGCGGCGCTCGAACGCGGCGTCTCGGTCCAGGTGCTCATCCACCCCGACCTCGTCGAGACGATTCCCGCGGAACTCAACGAACGGTTCGAGACTCGGCTCCGTGGACACGACAGGTACCACATCCGCGAATCGACGGCCATCGACGGGACGTTCACGCTGATCGACGGCGAGGAGGTGTGCATCGAGGTGCCGAACCCGCTGGATGCGAGTCAGGTCTTCGCCCTGATCGACTTCAAGGACGTCGCCTTCGCCGACGACGTTCGCACCGTCTTCGAGGAGCAGTGGGCGGAGTCGACACCGCTCGATCCCCCGTAGTCGTACTGCCGGCTGTAAGTCGATCGGGATGTTCGCCACTCCGGGGTGGCGAACATCTCGAAACAGGTACAGCCGACAGTATCAGGCGTCGCCGTTGACTTCCTCGCGGAGCGCCTCGAGCGTGAGTTCCCGCTCCGCGTGGGCGTTGTGCTGGTGGATCGACTCGTCGTTCGACTGCTTCATGTGGATCACCGCGTCGTCGGCGAGGTGGCCGAACTCCTCGACGACGGACTCGGCCAGCGAGCGCACGCAGTCCTCGACGAACTTTGCGTTCGCGTGGGCGTGGTAGGTCATGTGGTCCTCGTCCGGGCGCTTCGCGAGGTTGTAGATCCGCGCGCTCATGGCGTCCCGGGCGACGTCGATCACGTCCCGGAGGTCCACGTCGGGCGAGCCGTCGCTGGTGACGGTGAGGGTCGCGTGGCCGCGCTGTGAGTGACCGGGTTGTGGGACCTCGTCGAGGAACGCCTCGACCGTCCCCTCGTCGACGCCGAGGTCGGTCAGGGTGTCCCGGGCGCGCGACTCGGACATCCCCTGCGAGCAGGGACAGACGGTCATCCCGGTGACGCGGGCGCCGATCTCCTCGCGGGTGCCCTCGTCGGTCGCGACGGCGCCGGCGATGATCGTCGCCGTGTTCTGCGTATCGAGGCCGGAGGCGGGCGTCGACTCGCGGGTGACGTAGTCGGCCTCCATCCGCACCTCGGCGGTCGAGGTGTACTCGTGTTTCTCGAGGAGGCGTTCGGCCACGTCGCCACACACCTCCTCGACGCGGTAGGAGGGTTCCGAGACGGCCGCCTCCAGCGTCTCGTCGATCACCTGCATGTTCCGACTCATGTCGATGCCCTTGCGGCCGCTGGGAAGGTCGACGAACACTTCGAACTCCGCCATCAGGACGATGGGACGTTTGCCGTTCCGGTCGAGTTTGACGAGTTTCTCGACGCCCGTCACCCCGACCTGACTGAGCCCGACGGTCACGTCGGGCTGGCTTGCCTGCACGTCAGGCAACTGGTGACTCATCGACTATCGGCAGGGACGCGCCGCGATTATGGCTTTCGGTCCGGACGGTGACGGGGCGACGTGCCCGCGGCCCGCCGGCGGGATCGCGAGCGGGAATCCCGGCGGATCGCCGCCGGAATTAAGACGTAGTTCCCCATACTGTTCGGATTGGACCCACGGATATGGAGCCACCCACCGAGCCGATCCGTGTGTTGCACGTCGACGACGATCGGGACTTCGTGGAGTTGGCGGCGACCTACGTCGAACGCGAGGACGACCGGTTCGACGTGACCGTGGCTAGCGACGCCGGCGAGGGGCTGGACCGCCTCGAGAACGGGGACTTCGACTGCGTCGTCTCCGACTACGACATGCCCGGGCTGACCGGCATCGAGTTCCTCGAGAGGGTCCGCGAGACCCGCCCCGACCTTCCATTCATCCTCTACACCGGCAAGGGGAGCGAGGAGGTGGCGAGCGAGGCCATCTCGGC encodes the following:
- a CDS encoding TrmB family transcriptional regulator encodes the protein MASLRDLGLSEYESRTYRELLDHGPTTAKELSAVSDVPMGRIYDVLNDLEGAGLVRSQAASRPKKYVAVEPEAALDRLVDARKRELDQQAERYEAVAEDLVDDLDAADSVQGQFWTASVGPEETTELFLERLSAADERIHYVAGLPSPQIDLGEVGQRVLEAFEAALERGVSVQVLIHPDLVETIPAELNERFETRLRGHDRYHIRESTAIDGTFTLIDGEEVCIEVPNPLDASQVFALIDFKDVAFADDVRTVFEEQWAESTPLDPP
- the mptA gene encoding GTP cyclohydrolase MptA, yielding MSHQLPDVQASQPDVTVGLSQVGVTGVEKLVKLDRNGKRPIVLMAEFEVFVDLPSGRKGIDMSRNMQVIDETLEAAVSEPSYRVEEVCGDVAERLLEKHEYTSTAEVRMEADYVTRESTPASGLDTQNTATIIAGAVATDEGTREEIGARVTGMTVCPCSQGMSESRARDTLTDLGVDEGTVEAFLDEVPQPGHSQRGHATLTVTSDGSPDVDLRDVIDVARDAMSARIYNLAKRPDEDHMTYHAHANAKFVEDCVRSLAESVVEEFGHLADDAVIHMKQSNDESIHQHNAHAERELTLEALREEVNGDA